The proteins below are encoded in one region of Nitrospinota bacterium:
- a CDS encoding response regulator, which translates to MTNIPPLLFGLALFFSAALNAEALEAFTPSETMDGAFIGKYVEHFADPTKQLTLADVRSEAHRSQFVPVNHDTLDFGMSDAAHWLHLTVNNPNGREMKWIMQAEHPPLSHIEVYEISHTGQIRFHEGGNRIPFNRRDIAYRKNAFSMSTIPGTSEIYIKVWGKLRIVANCSLTAWGTNHFLAKNNIETLLLGLYFGALLVMCLYNLFIYFSVRDTVYLIYVTYILLAGLTYFGLNGLAFQYLWPSSPFLGNHSSMLFGIFSFGLAVSFSRSFLDTKVFTPSLDKILMAIVLFCAFDGILSLFEGKSFTFAVTIGYLSTLIFPPLLLYAGIRSLKAGNRQARFYVAAWTMYLTGVLLYFLKDFGVLPYSFITAYSMQIGTLADVILLSLALADRIKILREEKEAAEARTIDILVKSKGELETQVALKTEEHRKAREEAENATRLKDKFVSLVTHDLKSPLSSLTLGLETLHNGDALSPGDRSFVGKMATHSRELLNLTERLLDLSRLQAGRIIPQKRFINCRGFANAQIGLYKTMAAQKEIAIVNDLPDTMKVYADPDLFGECVKNVLSNAVKFCDKGDTITFFNPSDMPSTIAVKDNGPGIAPEKMPSLFAAEMKMRSLGTAGEKGTGIGLPHTKELMEAHGGTITVESEPGKGSTFFLAFPPSFNVTVLVVDDQEVVRAAIKEHCAGIFPGILEAGNGAEALEIIRNVVPHLIITDINMPVMDGLKFIQQVRNGGLARRVPIIAMTSDESWPTPNGMDIRSYCLHIGADDFVNKPVAANDLAPRVNRLLQGAR; encoded by the coding sequence ATGACAAACATTCCGCCCCTTCTTTTTGGGCTTGCGCTGTTTTTCAGCGCCGCGCTCAATGCCGAGGCGCTGGAGGCGTTCACCCCCTCCGAAACGATGGACGGAGCCTTCATCGGAAAATATGTTGAACACTTCGCGGACCCCACAAAACAACTGACGCTGGCGGATGTCCGGTCAGAGGCGCACCGGTCGCAATTCGTACCGGTCAACCACGATACGCTGGATTTCGGCATGTCGGATGCCGCGCACTGGCTGCATCTGACGGTCAATAATCCCAACGGCCGGGAAATGAAATGGATCATGCAAGCGGAGCACCCCCCTCTCAGTCACATCGAAGTATATGAAATAAGCCATACCGGCCAAATACGATTTCACGAAGGGGGAAACCGAATCCCTTTCAACAGACGGGACATCGCCTATCGCAAAAACGCTTTCTCGATGTCCACCATACCGGGAACCAGCGAGATATATATAAAAGTCTGGGGGAAATTGAGGATAGTCGCAAACTGTTCGCTCACCGCGTGGGGGACAAATCATTTTCTGGCTAAAAACAACATAGAGACCCTCTTGCTTGGCCTCTACTTCGGCGCCCTGCTGGTGATGTGCCTGTATAACCTTTTTATCTATTTCTCGGTGCGTGACACCGTCTATTTAATATACGTCACATATATTCTACTTGCCGGTCTTACTTACTTCGGACTAAACGGTTTGGCATTTCAGTATTTATGGCCCTCGTCACCCTTTTTGGGAAACCATAGCTCAATGCTTTTTGGCATCTTTTCTTTTGGGCTGGCGGTATCTTTTAGCCGTTCCTTTCTGGATACAAAGGTGTTTACCCCCTCGCTAGATAAAATCCTGATGGCTATTGTACTTTTCTGTGCGTTTGATGGAATTCTATCTTTGTTCGAGGGAAAGAGCTTTACCTTTGCCGTCACCATAGGCTACCTTTCCACACTGATATTCCCCCCATTGCTCCTTTATGCAGGTATCCGCAGCCTGAAGGCGGGAAACCGTCAAGCCCGTTTTTATGTTGCGGCCTGGACAATGTATCTCACCGGAGTTCTGCTCTATTTCTTAAAAGATTTCGGCGTTCTCCCCTATTCGTTTATTACCGCTTATTCAATGCAGATCGGCACATTGGCCGATGTCATTTTGCTTTCCCTTGCGCTTGCCGACCGGATAAAGATACTCCGCGAGGAAAAAGAAGCGGCGGAAGCTCGAACAATAGATATTCTTGTAAAAAGCAAAGGGGAACTTGAAACGCAAGTGGCATTGAAAACCGAAGAGCACCGCAAAGCGCGGGAAGAGGCGGAAAATGCCACGCGCCTTAAAGACAAATTCGTATCGCTGGTGACGCACGACCTGAAATCGCCGCTGTCAAGCCTCACGCTAGGGCTGGAGACCCTGCATAACGGCGACGCCCTCTCTCCGGGCGACCGGTCTTTCGTCGGCAAGATGGCAACTCACAGCCGCGAACTGCTCAACTTGACCGAACGGCTGCTCGACCTCTCCCGCTTGCAAGCGGGCCGGATAATCCCCCAAAAGCGGTTTATCAATTGCCGCGGTTTCGCCAACGCGCAGATCGGACTTTACAAGACTATGGCCGCGCAAAAGGAAATCGCCATCGTTAACGATCTTCCCGATACGATGAAGGTGTATGCCGATCCCGATCTTTTCGGCGAGTGCGTGAAGAACGTGCTGTCGAACGCCGTCAAATTCTGCGATAAGGGCGACACGATAACCTTCTTTAATCCATCGGACATGCCATCCACCATCGCGGTGAAAGACAACGGCCCCGGCATCGCGCCGGAAAAAATGCCGTCGCTATTCGCGGCGGAAATGAAAATGCGCAGCCTCGGCACGGCGGGCGAAAAGGGAACGGGGATCGGCCTGCCCCACACAAAGGAGCTCATGGAAGCCCACGGTGGAACAATCACCGTTGAATCCGAACCCGGCAAGGGAAGCACGTTTTTCCTCGCCTTCCCCCCTTCGTTCAACGTGACGGTGCTGGTGGTGGACGACCAGGAAGTCGTCCGGGCCGCCATCAAGGAACATTGCGCCGGCATTTTCCCCGGCATACTGGAAGCGGGTAACGGCGCGGAGGCGCTGGAGATCATCCGCAACGTCGTCCCCCACCTTATAATCACCGACATCAACATGCCGGTGATGGACGGGCTGAAATTCATACAACAGGTGAGGAACGGCGGTTTGGCGCGCCGTGTGCCGATCATCGCCATGACCTCCGACGAATCGTGGCCCACGCCGAACGGCATGGACATCCGCTCGTACTGCCTCCACATCGGCGCGGACGATTTCGTCAACAAGCCGGTGGCGGCGAACGACCTGGCGCCGCGCGTTAACCGCCTGCTTCAGGGCGCGCGGTAA